In Phocoena sinus isolate mPhoSin1 chromosome X, mPhoSin1.pri, whole genome shotgun sequence, a genomic segment contains:
- the LOC116747815 gene encoding transcription factor SPT20 homolog, whose translation MEQALERALDRAEYIIASARQRPPERKYQSNGEKSLYEKLYDIYVEECEKEPEVTEELTSNVNLLEKLLRRESLPCLVVSLYPGNEGYSLMLKGENGSSSEIIRLPYEEGELLEYLDAEELPPVLVGLLEKSQVNVFHHGCVIAEIRDYRQSSDREPPHYQSRRILLRPTMQTLACDVEAIARDNQNWTQEDKLLLESQLILATAEPLCLDPSISVACTANRLLYNKQKMNTLPMKRNFKRYSMTSLNWQQELSRPPPKLRALTSCKRIRGSKTGGNYGLKTFKAGSCVDMWKQRRCDLAVPSQVDVKKYAKGKKSVRCDGSQPTVWPVREVQGDLAFGCDAGYQSQAARLTVRQLTDNSLASGKGSGTEATWERQPSPPHSFADDHPYSFPPGAKSDAGRVVSRPEESVQESTRCPVQMSHSSSGSAGLRQPSPGKEPEQPKTGWVQSSVPDRGATHPPPPMRLPWHSGRSSWGESLTSQQAGSSQACASPGPAPKPPGLSQKSSVGQSPVSTLPATALSTEGSSRTTSGSRVTVISVGLKVIREVGPRRGGQASGRGCATRAPAPGGIQPGHLPAGAPPPPPPPPEKNASDLRPFPVVQLPRGSLLRSSQQPAPQPRLSQLLPRQWPCAPPPRLPASQSSQGAAVPNTVVRAEEAVVVHLGAEDGFQPPQVLVLSPPGSGLSSPGLSSPRPQLQFSVHVRRRDFPSGPAAQQPGREDRG comes from the exons ATGGAACAGGCTCTAGAACGAGCTTTGGATCGTGCGGAGTATATCATTGCAAGTGCCCGACAGAGACCTCCGGAAAGGAAATACCAATCTAATGGGGAGAAGTCTCTCTATGAAAAACTTTATGACATTTATGttgaagaatgtgaaaaagagcCTGAGGTTACGGAGGAATTAACAAGCAACGTGAACCTGTTAGAGAAGCTTCTTAGGAGAGAGTCGTTGCCGTGTTTGGTGGTCAGCCTGTACCCAGGAAACGAGGGCTATTCGCTGATGCTCAAAGGGGAAAATGGATCATCTTCGGAGATCATCCGACTGCCCTACGAAGAAGGGGAATTGCTCGAATACTTGGATGCAGAAGAATTACCTCCTGTTTTAGTGGGTCTCCTGGAAAAGTCTCAGGTTAACGTTTTTCATCACGGGTGTGTGATAGCAGAAATACGGGACTACAGGCAGTCCAGCGACAGGGAACCTCCCCATTACCAAAGCAGGCGTATTCTCTTACGTCCCACGATGCAGACTTTAGCCTGCGATGTAGAGGCCATAGCCAGAGATAACCAGAATTGGACCCAGGAGGACAAACTTTTGCTTGAGAGCCAACTGATCTTAGCTACAGCTGAACCACTGTGTCTAGACCCTTCTATATCTGTAGCGTGCACTGCAAACAGACTGCTCTATAACAAACAAAAGATGAACACTCTTCCCATGAAAAGGAACTTCAAGAGGTACTCTATGACCTCTCTGAATTGGCAGCAGGAGCTGTCTCGTCCACCTCCTAAGCTAAGAGCCCTGACTTCCTGCAAAAGAATAAGAGGAAGTAAAACAGGTGGGAATTACGGCCTCAAAACTTTTAAAGCAGGAAGTTGTGTAGATATGTGGAAACAGAGACGCTGTGACTTGGCCGTACCTTCTCAAGTGGACGTGAAGAAATATGCTAAAGGGAAGAAGTCTGTCAGATGTGATGGCTCACAACCAACAGTCTGGCCAGTGCGTGAGGTACAAGGTGATCTTGCATTTGGATGTGACGCTGGCTACCAGTCCCAGGCAGCAAGGCTGACCGTCAGGCAGCTGACTGATAATTCACTTGCCTCTGGAAAAGGGTCCGGTACAGAAGCCACGTGGGAGAGACAGCCGTCTCCCCCCCACTCCTTCGCAGATGACCATCCCTACAGTTTCCCGCCCGGGGCAAAGTCTGATGCTGGGAGAGTGGTCAGTCGGCCCGAGGAGTCGGTCCAGGAGAGCACCCGGTGTCCAGTGCAGATGTCACACAGCTCCAGTGGCTCAGCCGGTCTCAGGCAGCCTTCTCCAGGGAAAGAACCAGAACAGCCTAAGACTGGGTGGGTTCAGTCTTCAGTGCCCGACAGAGGAGCCACACATCCACCTCCACCCATGCGACTTCCTTGGCACTCAGGAAGGAGCTCCTGGGGTGAGAGTCTCACTTCACAGCAGGCAGGCAGCTCTCAGGCCTGTGCATCTCCTGGCCCTGCTCCTAAGCCACCAGGTCTCTCCCAGAAATCCTCTGTGGGGCAGAGCCCAGTTAGCACGCTTCCTGCCACCGCCCTGTCCACTGAGGGCTCATCGCGGACGACCTCGGGCTCCCGGGTCACGGTCATCTCCGTTGGCCTGAAGGTCATCAGAGAAGTGGGCCCCAGACGCGGAGGCCAGGCCTCGGGGAGAGGCTGTGCCACCAGAGCCCCAGCTCCCGGGGGGATCCAGCCGGGCCACCTGCCCGCAGGagctccgccgccgccgcctcctcctccggAGAAAAACGCTTCGGATCTCAGACCCTTTCCTGTGGTGCAGCTGCCCCGCGGTTCGCTCCTGCGCAGCAGCCAGCAGCCGGCCCCGCAGCCGCGCCTCTCCCAGCTGCTTCCCCGGCAGTGGCCCTGCGCCCCGCCTCCTCGGCTGCCGGCGTCCCAAA GTTCACAGGGCGCCGCCGTTCCCAACACGGTCGTGCGTGCCGAGGAAGCCGTGGTTGTTCACCTCGGTGCAGAGGACGGCTTCCAGCCGCCCCAGGTGCTCGTGTTGTCCCCGCCGGGCTCTGGCCTGAGCAGCCCCGGGCTGAGCTCCCCGCGGCCGCAGTTGCAGTTCAGCGTGCACGTGCGCCGCCGCGACTTCCCCTCGGGGCCCGCAGCCCAGCAGCCAGGCCGCGAGGACCGCGGATAG